Proteins from a genomic interval of Neisseria arctica:
- the pgeF gene encoding peptidoglycan editing factor PgeF, which yields MKSLDLNEAIGISNGETVFLRADWPAPSNVHTLISTRNGGVSKAPFHSMNVGMHVGDDDEAVCENRRKIQNQVGLPLKYLNQVHGTDVVQAVDGEVPADADASIDRSGMVACAVMTADCLPVLFCDRMGTVVAAAHAGWRGLQGGILQNTVAAMGVPPEEILAYLGPAIGADAFEVGQDVYDAFCREMPLAEAAFEPIGDGKYLADIYMLARLILRREGVTQIYGGDRCTVLERDSFFSYRRDGKTGRMVSAIWLNKD from the coding sequence ATGAAATCATTGGATTTAAATGAGGCAATTGGGATAAGCAACGGCGAAACAGTATTTCTGCGGGCGGATTGGCCCGCTCCTTCGAATGTGCATACATTAATCAGTACGCGTAACGGCGGTGTTAGTAAGGCGCCTTTTCATAGTATGAATGTCGGTATGCATGTCGGCGATGATGATGAGGCTGTTTGTGAAAATCGGCGAAAAATTCAGAATCAGGTCGGCTTACCTCTAAAATACCTTAATCAAGTGCATGGTACGGATGTCGTACAGGCGGTTGATGGAGAAGTGCCTGCTGATGCAGATGCGAGTATAGATCGTAGCGGAATGGTTGCTTGTGCCGTGATGACTGCCGATTGCCTGCCGGTTTTGTTTTGTGACCGCATGGGTACGGTGGTTGCAGCGGCACATGCCGGGTGGCGCGGTTTGCAGGGCGGTATATTACAAAATACTGTGGCTGCCATGGGCGTGCCGCCTGAAGAAATATTGGCTTATTTGGGGCCGGCTATTGGCGCTGACGCTTTTGAAGTAGGGCAGGATGTCTATGATGCTTTTTGTCGAGAGATGCCTTTGGCGGAGGCAGCCTTCGAGCCGATCGGAGATGGTAAGTATTTAGCAGATATTTATATGCTGGCACGTTTGATATTGCGGCGGGAAGGTGTGACGCAAATTTACGGCGGGGATCGCTGCACCGTATTGGAACGTGATTCATTTTTCTCATATCGTCGGGACGGGAAAACCGGACGTATGGTAAGTGCCATTTGGTTAAATAAAGATTAA
- the brnQ gene encoding branched-chain amino acid transport system II carrier protein produces the protein MDNKIKGMMIATGLMLFALFFGAGNLIFPAAMGQQAGSNLWSAMFGFMLTGVGLPLLGVAAIGYSGSRDVQELASRVTPWFGFAFAVLLYLSIGPMFAIPRTATVAYEIGVVPFLGELTQYGKEIALAVSSVVFFAVTYWLSISPGKLVDRIGKVLTPALLLSIAILVGAAIFSPMSDLQVAQGGFVELPVLTGFLEGYNTMDALASLVFAIIVIDAVKSMGVENQNQIMRLTIAAGALAALCLVLVYASIAYMGATSVGLLGLLDNGAQVLALSAQHYFGVGGNVLLAVIVFLACLSTSVGLITSCSEYFNRVFPQISYRNFAIIFTLVSCILANKGLSGIISFSIPMLMLLYPLTVVIILLAFLHNFFGGSRIVYACTMFATLVVGLLDAYKTAFGFSAKTLESINNTLPFYDVGLGWILPTLVGFLLGCMLNVALKKKRS, from the coding sequence ATGGATAATAAAATTAAAGGTATGATGATCGCCACAGGTTTGATGCTGTTCGCATTGTTTTTTGGTGCGGGCAACTTGATTTTCCCTGCGGCAATGGGGCAGCAAGCCGGTAGTAATTTATGGTCGGCAATGTTTGGTTTTATGTTGACTGGTGTCGGCTTGCCTTTGTTGGGGGTAGCCGCAATCGGTTATTCGGGTTCGCGCGATGTACAAGAGTTGGCCTCGCGCGTCACTCCGTGGTTTGGTTTTGCTTTTGCCGTATTGCTTTATCTTTCTATCGGCCCGATGTTTGCTATTCCACGTACAGCCACAGTAGCTTATGAAATTGGCGTCGTTCCGTTTTTGGGTGAGCTGACCCAATATGGGAAGGAAATCGCTTTGGCTGTTAGTAGTGTGGTATTTTTCGCCGTTACTTATTGGCTGTCTATTTCTCCGGGTAAATTGGTTGACCGTATTGGTAAGGTTTTAACCCCCGCTTTATTGTTAAGTATTGCAATTTTGGTTGGAGCCGCTATTTTTTCGCCCATGAGTGATTTACAGGTTGCGCAGGGCGGTTTTGTAGAATTACCGGTGCTGACAGGCTTTTTGGAAGGTTATAACACTATGGATGCATTGGCTTCGTTGGTGTTTGCCATTATTGTTATTGACGCAGTGAAATCAATGGGGGTTGAAAATCAAAACCAAATCATGCGCTTAACTATTGCTGCCGGCGCCTTGGCCGCTCTATGTTTGGTTTTGGTATATGCTTCGATTGCTTATATGGGGGCTACTAGTGTTGGCTTGTTAGGTTTGCTTGATAACGGTGCTCAGGTTTTAGCTTTATCGGCTCAACATTATTTTGGTGTTGGCGGGAATGTTTTGTTGGCGGTGATTGTATTCTTGGCTTGTTTGAGCACTTCTGTCGGCTTAATTACTTCTTGTTCAGAGTATTTCAACAGGGTTTTCCCTCAGATTTCCTACAGAAACTTTGCTATTATTTTTACACTTGTCTCATGTATTTTGGCCAATAAAGGCTTGAGCGGTATTATTAGTTTCTCTATTCCGATGCTGATGTTGCTCTATCCATTAACAGTAGTGATTATTTTATTGGCATTTTTGCATAACTTTTTTGGCGGAAGCCGTATTGTTTATGCATGCACGATGTTTGCAACATTGGTAGTAGGATTGTTGGATGCATATAAAACCGCATTTGGATTTAGCGCTAAAACTTTAGAGTCTATCAATAATACGTTGCCATTTTATGATGTAGGATTGGGATGGATTTTACCTACACTGGTAGGATTCTTATTAGGCTGTATGTTGAATGTAGCTTTAAAGAAAAAAAGATCTTAA
- the pgsA gene encoding CDP-diacylglycerol--glycerol-3-phosphate 3-phosphatidyltransferase has product MPWNIPIFLTWMRVLLIPVFTILFFLPKEWLNDHITVNWLAAFIFAAAAITDWFDGFLARRWKQTSDFGAFLDPVADKLMVAVALILLVSLGRTYAIFAMIIIGREITISALREWMAQMGKRGSVAVATIGKFKTAAQMAAILCLLVGLRNFYGFDLIYIGNMLMLIASILTIWSMFYYLKMAWKEFQQ; this is encoded by the coding sequence ATGCCGTGGAACATCCCGATTTTCCTCACTTGGATGCGCGTCCTGCTCATTCCGGTATTTACTATCTTATTTTTCTTACCCAAAGAGTGGCTAAACGACCATATCACCGTCAATTGGCTAGCTGCATTTATCTTTGCTGCCGCAGCGATAACCGATTGGTTTGACGGATTCTTAGCCCGCCGCTGGAAGCAAACATCCGATTTCGGGGCCTTTCTGGATCCTGTAGCCGACAAACTGATGGTTGCCGTTGCATTGATCCTACTTGTCAGCTTGGGGCGCACATACGCCATATTTGCCATGATTATCATTGGCCGTGAAATTACTATTTCCGCTTTACGCGAATGGATGGCTCAAATGGGTAAGCGTGGCAGCGTTGCTGTAGCCACCATAGGTAAATTTAAAACTGCAGCACAAATGGCAGCCATTTTATGCTTACTCGTCGGCCTAAGAAATTTTTACGGTTTTGACTTAATATATATCGGCAATATGCTGATGTTGATTGCATCAATATTAACCATTTGGTCTATGTTCTATTATCTTAAAATGGCTTGGAAAGAGTTTCAACAATAA
- a CDS encoding SDR family oxidoreductase, producing MAILITGASAGFGLAMCHSFIKAGFQVIGAARRIDKLQELQDILGSKFTALEMDVSNKESIRNALERLPEPFQQIDCLINNAGLALGLDPAYKADFEDWETMIQTNIIGLTYLTRQILPQMVTRNSGYIINIGSIAGTYPYPGGNVYGATKAYVRQFSLNLRADLAGTGIRVSNIEPGLCGGTEFSNVRFKGDHEKAAQLYEKVQFIRPEDIADTVLWLYRSPAHMNVNSIEIMPVAQSFGALPVHREP from the coding sequence ATGGCTATTTTAATAACCGGCGCTTCCGCCGGATTTGGCTTAGCAATGTGCCATAGCTTTATAAAAGCAGGATTTCAAGTAATCGGAGCAGCTAGACGCATAGATAAGCTGCAGGAACTACAAGACATATTAGGCTCTAAATTTACGGCTCTGGAGATGGATGTATCCAACAAAGAAAGTATTCGTAACGCATTAGAAAGACTACCTGAGCCCTTCCAACAAATAGACTGCCTCATCAATAACGCAGGTTTGGCACTGGGCTTGGATCCTGCATATAAAGCAGATTTTGAAGACTGGGAAACCATGATCCAAACCAATATCATCGGACTCACTTATCTAACCCGGCAAATACTACCTCAAATGGTAACCCGTAATAGTGGTTACATTATCAATATCGGTTCGATCGCCGGCACCTATCCCTATCCCGGAGGTAATGTATACGGTGCAACCAAGGCATATGTAAGACAATTTAGCTTAAACTTACGTGCCGACTTAGCAGGAACCGGTATACGCGTTAGCAATATAGAACCGGGATTATGCGGAGGAACCGAATTTTCCAATGTACGCTTCAAAGGCGATCATGAAAAAGCGGCCCAATTATACGAAAAAGTACAATTCATTCGTCCCGAAGATATTGCAGACACCGTATTATGGTTATATCGCAGTCCAGCGCACATGAACGTAAACAGTATAGAAATCATGCCTGTTGCCCAAAGCTTTGGCGCATTACCTGTTCATCGCGAACCATAA
- a CDS encoding ZIP family metal transporter — protein MNAVSPFVFMLIPAVISVIGGVVALLWNPSPQARSMIQHFAAGVILAALATELLPEIAREHAKPSILIISFALGSFFMFGMKLLTDYLEKKELSKQREGEPKGLALGMLVATFIDIAVDGLIIGAGFASNTETGMILALGLSVEMLFLGLALVSDRLKGWKIVAVTAVLGIEILAFAYLGNLLLSNASTMVISAVLACSAAALLYLVTEELLIEAHETEEKNYYTLVLFAGFLAFWSIQMLGVK, from the coding sequence ATGAATGCAGTTTCACCTTTTGTATTTATGTTGATTCCGGCAGTGATATCGGTAATAGGCGGTGTTGTTGCCTTACTTTGGAATCCTTCCCCTCAGGCTAGGAGCATGATACAGCACTTTGCGGCCGGCGTAATTCTGGCGGCATTAGCCACTGAGTTACTGCCGGAAATTGCACGCGAACATGCAAAGCCTTCTATATTGATTATTTCTTTTGCATTGGGTAGTTTTTTTATGTTTGGTATGAAGCTGTTGACCGATTATTTAGAGAAAAAAGAATTATCAAAGCAGCGGGAGGGGGAGCCTAAAGGATTGGCTTTGGGAATGTTGGTTGCGACGTTTATTGATATTGCCGTTGATGGCTTGATTATTGGTGCGGGTTTTGCCAGTAATACTGAAACAGGTATGATATTGGCCTTGGGTTTATCGGTAGAAATGTTGTTTTTAGGGTTAGCTTTAGTATCGGATAGATTGAAAGGCTGGAAAATTGTAGCGGTTACTGCGGTGTTAGGTATTGAAATTCTGGCTTTTGCTTATTTGGGCAACTTGCTCCTCAGTAATGCTTCGACTATGGTTATATCGGCTGTTCTCGCTTGCAGTGCTGCCGCGCTCTTGTATTTGGTTACAGAGGAATTATTGATAGAGGCACATGAAACAGAAGAAAAAAATTACTATACCTTGGTGCTATTTGCCGGCTTTTTGGCATTTTGGAGCATTCAAATGTTGGGTGTAAAGTAA
- a CDS encoding c-type cytochrome, with protein MKTALALLSSTLVFALTACGSGGTSGEPAKGPISEARTTAFKAMMPNFSSMGKMVKGEESYDVEKFKTAAAAFAEDSKKPFEHFQKDEQGDGDLLPVTWEKPDEFNAQKEKFAAAVAELNAQAQTGNLEAIKVAYGNVGASCKSCHDTFRRPK; from the coding sequence ATGAAAACAGCTTTGGCACTCTTGAGCTCGACGTTAGTTTTTGCGTTAACTGCTTGCGGTAGTGGCGGTACATCCGGCGAACCTGCAAAAGGACCAATTTCAGAGGCTCGCACTACAGCTTTTAAAGCGATGATGCCGAATTTCAGCAGTATGGGCAAAATGGTAAAAGGCGAAGAGTCTTATGATGTGGAAAAGTTTAAAACTGCCGCTGCTGCGTTTGCAGAAGATAGTAAAAAGCCTTTTGAGCATTTTCAAAAAGATGAGCAAGGTGATGGCGACTTATTACCGGTTACTTGGGAAAAACCGGACGAATTTAATGCCCAAAAAGAAAAATTTGCCGCTGCGGTTGCTGAGTTGAACGCTCAGGCTCAAACAGGTAACTTGGAGGCTATTAAAGTTGCTTATGGTAATGTTGGAGCAAGTTGTAAATCTTGTCACGATACATTCCGCCGTCCTAAATAA